The Eleutherodactylus coqui strain aEleCoq1 chromosome 13, aEleCoq1.hap1, whole genome shotgun sequence genome includes a window with the following:
- the B3GNTL1 gene encoding queuosine-tRNA galactosyltransferase isoform X4: protein MATGTLATEQVFTSHGPTVVMPTWFCSKEWFCYVGQFVEDGQGTPEDLLFFYDHLRKGGGVHRVDECLLQYRYHEHATTHSISEETIWKKRVQFLEQRVLEHWPSFTIWNAGKQGRKLYRSLTPRNRAKVVGFCDVDANKIAKGFYTFEESEKRPKPRIPVRHFTEAKPPFIICVKLDLTGGGFEDNLRSLNLTEGKDYYHFS, encoded by the exons GTCTTCACATCCCATGGGCCCACCGTCGTCATGCCCACCTGGTTCTGCTCCAAAGAGTGGTTTTGTTATGTGGGGCAGTTTGTTGAAGATGGACAA GGGACCCCCGAAGATCTGCTGTTCTTCTATGATCACCTTCGGAAAGGTGGTGGAGTACATCGAGTAGATGAATGCCTCCTCCAGTACCGCTACCATGAACATGCAACCACACATTCCATATCCGA GGAGACAATCTGGAAGAAACGTGTCCAGTTCCTTGAGCAGCGAGTCCTTGAGCACTGGCCGTCATTCACCATCTGGAATGCCGGTAAACAGGGACGCAAGTTGTATCGGAGCCTGACGCCCAGAAACAGGGCCAAG GTTGTCGGGTTTTGTGATGTTGACGCAAACAAAATTGCAAAAGGTTTCTACACGTTTGAGGAATCTGAG AAGCGGCCAAAGCCTCGGATCCCTGTGCGGCACTTCACAGAAGCCAAACCTCCATTTATTATCTGTGTCAAGCTG GACCTGACAGGAGGAGGGTTTGAGGACAATCTACGCTCTCTGAATCTGACGGAGGGAAAGGATTATTATCACTTCAGCTGA